In Silene latifolia isolate original U9 population chromosome X, ASM4854445v1, whole genome shotgun sequence, the following proteins share a genomic window:
- the LOC141620829 gene encoding uncharacterized protein LOC141620829 → MDRFPYFMSRKTALRIMTWNVQGADNPALLNMLNELVKVNNPRVLVLMETHISGDIAQRVCDRIHFSGKTWVEAEGFSRGIWLFWHYEIVNITPIIHHSQHITIEIAKRGELPWYISAVYASLDTLKKEELWEDLEIFSRTNDRPWLTMGDFNVTRFLHERNGDKMRRRCNRFNSWLEKNNLIDLDYSGLDFTLSIGHSVQTRKWARLDQAICNSSWRTMFA, encoded by the coding sequence ATGGATAGATTCCCATATTTTATGAGTCGTAAAACTGCATTGAGGATTATGACTTGGAACGTTCAAGGCGCTGACAATCCTGCTCTGCTTAATATGCTTAATGAATTAGTTAAGGTGAATAATCCACGAGTACTAGTTTTAATGGAAACTCATATAAGCGGTGACATTGCTCAAAGAGTTTGTGATCGGATTCACTTTAGTGGTAAAACATGGGTGGAGGCCGAGGGTTTTAGTCGTGGTATCTGGTTATTTTGGCATTATGAGATTGTTAATATTACCCCTATTATTCATCATTCACAGCACATCACGATCGAAATTGCAAAAAGAGGAGAATTGCCATGGTACATTTCTGCTGTGTATGCGAGCCTGGACACGTTAAAAAAGGAGGAACTTTGGGAGGACTTGGAGATTTTTTCTCGCACTAATGACCGTCCTTGGTTGACGATGGGAGATTTTAATGTTACAAGATTTCTACACGAACGGAATGGTGATAAAATGCGGCGGAGGTGTAATAGGTTTAACTCTTGGCTTGAAAAAAACAACTTGATTGACCTGGATTATTCGGGGTTGGATTTCACTTTGTCGATAGGACACTCAGTTCAGACTCGTAAATGGGCAAGATTGGATCAGGCGATTTGTAATTCGTCTTGGAGGACTATGTTTGCATAG